DNA sequence from the Acidobacteriota bacterium genome:
TCCTTCCGGGACGACCCGAGCGTGCTCTACCAGGGTGAACTCGATCACCTGGACTTCCCGGCGCGCGCGCGCAGCCACGGGATCGAGGCGGTCGAGTACGTCAACACCTTCTTCTTCGACCGCGCCCGTGACGAGAAGTACCTGGCGGATCTCAAGTCCCGCTGCGACGGCGAGGGCGTGACCAGCCTTCTGATCATGTGCGACGCGGAGGGCGACATTGGGGCTCCTGACACGGCGGCGCGCGCGCAGTCGGTGGAGAATCACCACAAGTGGGTCGAGGCGGCGGCCTTCCTGGGCTGCCACTCGGTACGCGTCAACGCGGCCAGCGCCGGTTCCTTCGAGGAGCAGCAGAAGCTGGCCGCGGACGGCTTGCGCCAGTTGTGCGAGTACGCCGACGGCTACGACATCGACGTCCTGGTGGAGAACCACGGCTACCTCTCCAGCAACGGCAAGTGGCTCGCCGGCACGATCGCGATGGTCGACCATCCACGGGTCGGGACCCTGCCCGACTTCGGCAACTTCCGGACTTCGTACGAACCCGAAGAGTGGTACGACCGCTACGAGGGCGTCGCCGAGTTGATGCCCTACGCCCGCGCTGTCAGCGCCAAGAGCTACGACTTCGACGAGGCCGGCGACGAAACGACGATCGACTACGGGCAGATGATGCGGATCGTGCTCGACGCGGGCTACCGCGGCTGGGTAGGGATCGAGTTCGAGGGCCGGATGGCGGCCGACGAAGGCATCGTGAAGACGAAGGAACTGCTCGAGCGGCTGCGCGACGATCTGGCGCCCGAGTACGCCTGAACGTCCCTAGCCGGGAAGCCGCACGCTGGCACCGGCGTGCGAGCCCGTCGGTGGGGCGCCCTCGGCCTCGAACACTCGGCCTGGGCTCAGGATGCCC
Encoded proteins:
- a CDS encoding sugar phosphate isomerase/epimerase, with product MDRRRFLQTGAVLGAAAAAGCMEGAAPEEEPAVPAVADPLYRISLAEWSYFRELFGPGLSALADGSFRDDPSVLYQGELDHLDFPARARSHGIEAVEYVNTFFFDRARDEKYLADLKSRCDGEGVTSLLIMCDAEGDIGAPDTAARAQSVENHHKWVEAAAFLGCHSVRVNAASAGSFEEQQKLAADGLRQLCEYADGYDIDVLVENHGYLSSNGKWLAGTIAMVDHPRVGTLPDFGNFRTSYEPEEWYDRYEGVAELMPYARAVSAKSYDFDEAGDETTIDYGQMMRIVLDAGYRGWVGIEFEGRMAADEGIVKTKELLERLRDDLAPEYA